The Apodemus sylvaticus chromosome 5, mApoSyl1.1, whole genome shotgun sequence genome has a segment encoding these proteins:
- the Mocs3 gene encoding adenylyltransferase and sulfurtransferase MOCS3 — protein sequence MGNRKRKSLPIFPEEAVMAAQEDVAALQDEIARREEELASLKRRLAAALAAEPEPERPLSSVSPLPPRAALSREEILRYSRQLLLPELGVRGQLRLAAASVLVVGCGGLGCPLAQYLAAAGVGRLGLVDHDVVETSNLARQVLHGEAQAGRGKVWSAAAALRRLNSAVEYVPYARALSEAWALDLVRGYDVVADCSDNVPTRYLVNDACVLAGRPLVSASALRFEGQLTVYHHDGGPCYRCVFPRPPPAETVTNCADGGVLGVVPGVLGCVQALEVLKIAAGLGTSYSGSMLLFDGLGGHFRRIRLRRRRLDCVVCGQQPTVTCLQNYEAFCGSSATDKCRALKLLSPEERISVTDYKRLLDSGVPHVLLDVRPQVEVDICRLQHSLHIPLNQLERRDADSLELLGAALRKGKQDSQEGAALSVYVICKLGNDSQKAVRVLQSLTAVPELDSLTVQDVAGGLMAWAAKIDETFPRY from the coding sequence ATGGGCAACCGGAAACGGAAGTCACTTCCCATATTTCCGGAAGAGGCTGTCATGGCTGCCCAGGAGGACGTAGCTGCCTTACAGGATGAAATTGCCCGGCGTGAGGAAGAGCTAGCGTCGCTGAAGCGGAGGCTGGCCGCAGCCTTAGCAGCTGAGCCGGAGCCCGAGCGTCCGCTCAGCTCAGTATCGCCGCTGCCGCCCAGGGCCGCGCTGTCGCGGGAAGAGATCCTACGCTACAGCCGCCAGCTGCTGCTGCCGGAGCTGGGCGTGCGCGGTCAGCTGCGCCTGGCCGCCGCTTCGGTGCTGGTGGTGGGCTGCGGCGGGCTGGGCTGCCCGCTGGCTCAGTATCTGGCGGCGGCTGGCGTGGGCAGACTGGGTCTGGTGGACCACGATGTGGTGGAGACGAGCAATCTAGCTCGCCAGGTGCTGCACGGGGAGGCGCAGGCCGGCCGCGGCAAGGTCTGGTCGGCGGCCGCGGCGCTGCGCCGGCTCAACTCGGCGGTGGAGTACGTGCCGTACGCGCGTGCGCTCAGCGAGGCATGGGCGCTCGACCTGGTCCGGGGCTACGACGTGGTGGCCGACTGCTCCGACAACGTGCCCACGCGCTACCTGGTGAACGACGCGTGCGTGCTGGCCGGCCGGCCGCTGGTGTCCGCCAGTGCGCTGCGCTTCGAGGGCCAGCTGACCGTCTACCACCACGACGGCGGGCCCTGCTACCGCTGCGTGTTCCCGCGGCCGCCCCCGGCCGAGACGGTGACCAACTGTGCAGACGGCGGCGTGCTGGGCGTGGTGCCCGGCGTCCTAGGTTGCGTGCAGGCGCTCGAGGTGCTCAAGATCGCTGCGGGCCTCGGGACCTCCTACAGCGGGAGCATGCTGCTCTTCGACGGCCTCGGGGGCCACTTCCGCAGGATCCGGCTGCGACGCCGCAGGCTCGACTGCGTCGTGTGCGGTCAGCAGCCCACTGTGACCTGCCTGCAGAACTATGAGGCCTTCTGTGGCTCGTCGGCCACAGACAAGTGCCGCGCCTTGAAGCTCCTGAGCCCCGAGGAGCGAATCTCTGTGACCGACTACAAGCGGCTTCTGGATTCCGGGGTGCCCCACGTGTTGCTGGACGTCCGGCCTCAAGTAGAAGTGGACATTTGTCGTCTGCAGCACTCTCTCCACATCCCTTTGAATCAGTTGGAACGGAGGGATGCAGACAGCCTGGAACTGTTAGGGGCTGCCCTCCGGAAAGGGAAGCAGGATTCGCAGGAAGGGGCTGCTCTCTCCGTGTATGTGATTTGTAAACTGGGGAACGACTCTCAGAAAGCCGTGAGGGTCCTGCAGTCCTTAACGGCTGTGCCAGAGTTAGACTCTTTAACTGTTCAGGATGTTGCGGGAGGACTCATGGCCTGGGCTGCCAAAATTGATGAGACATTTCCACGGTACTGA